One segment of Hemitrygon akajei unplaced genomic scaffold, sHemAka1.3 Scf000085, whole genome shotgun sequence DNA contains the following:
- the LOC140722711 gene encoding uncharacterized protein gives MAHQQAHTGERPFTCSDCGKGFTVSSLLLRHQSVHTGEQPFTCSVCGKGFTSSSQLKVHQRVHTGERLFICADCGKGFTCSSELKVHQRAHTGERPFICSDCGKGFTRSSILKVHQQVHTGERPFICSVCGKGFTVSSHLLRHQSVHTGERPFTCSVCGKGFTCSSELKVHQRAHTGERPFTCSDCGKGFTCSSKLKVHQRVHTGERPFTCSDCGKGFTQSSQLKVHQRVHTGERPFTCSDCGKGFTRSSKLKVHQRVHTGERPFTCSVCGKAFTRSSHLQLHRSVHTGERPFTCSDCGKGFTQSSKLKVHQRVHTGERPFTCSDCGKGFTCSSELKVHQRVHTGERPFICSVCGKGFTQSSHLQMHSSVHTGEKPFTCSVCGKGFTQSSNLQSHQRVHTGEQPFTCSDCGKGFTRSSQLKVHQRVHTGERPFTCSDCGKGFTCSSQLKVHQRVHTGERPFTCSDCGKGFTSSSQLKVHQRVHTGERPFTCSVCGKGFTKSSRLLSHQSVHTGERPFTCSVCGKGFTQSSKLKVHQRVHTGRGHSPAQCVGRDSLAHLN, from the coding sequence ATGGCTCACCAGCAagctcacactggagagaggccgttcacctgctcagactgtgggaagggattcactgtaTCATCTctcctactgagacaccagtcagttcacactggcgagcagccattcacctgctcagtctgtgggaagggattcacttcttcgtcccaactgaaggtacatcagcgagttcacactggagagaggctatTCATCTgcgcagactgtgggaagggattcacttgctcatctgaactgaaggtacatcagagagctcacactggagagaggccattcatctgctcagactgtgggaagggattcactcgctcatctatactgaaggtacatcagcaagttcacactggagagaggccattcatctgctcagtgtgtgggaagggattcactgtatcatctcacctactgagacaccagtcagttcacactggcgagaggccgttcacctgctcagtctgtgggaagggattcacttgctcatctgaactgaaggtacatcagagagctcacactggagagaggccattcacctgctcagactgtgggaaaggattcacttgctcatctaaactgaaggtacatcagcgagttcacactggagagaggccgttcacctgctcagactgtgggaagggattcactcaatcatcccaactgaaggtacatcagcgagttcacactggagagaggccattcacctgctcagactgtgggaagggattcactcgatcgtctaaactgaaggtacatcagcgagttcacactggagagaggccattcacctgctcagtgtgtgggaaggcattcactcgatcatcccacCTACAGTTGCACCGGtctgttcacactggagagaggccgttcacctgctcagactgtgggaagggattcactcagtcatctaaattgaaggtacatcagcgagttcacactggagagaggccgttcacctgctcagactgtgggaagggattcacttgctcatctgaactgaaggtacatcagcgagttcacactggagagaggccattcatctgctcagtctgtgggaagggattcactcaatcatcccacctacagatgcacagttctgttcacactggggagaagccgttcacctgctcagtctgtgggaagggattcactcagtcatccaacctacagagccatcagcgagttcacactggggagcagccgttcacctgctcagactgtgggaagggattcactcgatcatcccaactgaaggtacaccagcgagttcacactggggagagaccgttcacttgctcagactgtgggaagggattcacttgctcatcccaactgaaggtacatcagcgagttcacactggggagaggccattcacctgctcagactgtgggaagggattcacttcttcgtcccaactgaaggtacatcagcgagttcacactggagagaggccattcacctgctcagtgtgtgggaagggattcactaaatcatctcGCCTACTGAgccatcagtcagttcacactggagagaggccgttcacctgctcagtgtgtgggaagggattcactcagtcatctaaactgaaggtacatcagcgagttcacactgggagaggccattcacctgctcagtgtgtgggaagggattcacttgctcatctgaactga
- the LOC140722708 gene encoding uncharacterized protein, protein MAHQRVQTGERPFTCSDCGKEFICSSHLQRHQRVHTGERPFTCSDCGKGFSSSFQLKVHQRVHTGERPFTCSDCGKGFSSSSQLKVHQRVHTGERPFTCSVCGKGFTRSSDLLSHRHVHTGEMPFTCSSCGKGFTQSRDLMAHQRVHTGERPFTCSDCGKGFTLASILVRHQRVHTGEKPFTCSVCGKGFTRSSRLQKHQRVHTAEKPFTCSVCGKGFTRSSRLQKHQRVHTGEKPFTCSECGKRFTDSSTLQRHQKVHTGEKPFTCSVCGMGFTQSFHLKSHQRVHTGERPFTCSVCGKGFTRSSTLQSHQRVHTGEKPFTCSDCGKGFTFSSQLKVHQVVHTGEWPFTCSVCGKGFTISSKLKVWIGFGVSCEDYLCVNAWLGVV, encoded by the exons atggctcaccagcgagttcagaccggggagcggccgtttacttgctcggactgtgggaaggaattcatttgctcatcccacctacagagacatcagcgtgttcacactggggagaggccattcacctgctcagactgtgggaagggattctcttccTCAttccaactgaaggtacatcagagagttcacactggggagaggccattcacctgctcagactgtgggaagggattctcttcttcatcccaactgaaggtacatcagagagttcacactggggagaggccgttcacctgctcagtctgtgggaagggattcactcggtcatctgacctgctgagtcatcggcatgttcacactggggagatgccattcacctgctcaagctgtgggaagggattcactcagtcacgtgacctaatggctcaccagcgagttcacaccggggagcggccgtttacctgctcagactgtgggaagggattcactttggcaTCGATACTagtgagacaccagcgagttcacactggggagaagccattcacctgctcagtctgcgggaagggatttactcggtcatcccGCCTccagaaacaccagcgagttcacactgcggagaagccattcacctgctcagtctgcgggaagggatttactcggtcatcccGCCTccagaaacaccagcgagttcacactggggagaagccattcacctgctcagaatgtgggaagagattcactgattcatccaccctacagagacaccagaaagttcacactggggagaagccgttcacctgctcagtctgtgggatgggattcactcagtcatttcacctgaagagtcatcagcgagttcacactggggagaggccattcacctgctccgtctgtgggaagggattcactcggtcatccaccctacagagtcatcagcgagttcacactggggagaagccgttcacctgctcagactgtgggaagggattcactttctcatctcaactgaaggtacatcaggtggttcacactggggagtggccattcacctgctcagtctgtgggaagggattcactatctcatctaaactgaag GTGTGGAtcggatttggggtatcctgtgaagactacTTATGTGTTAACGCTTGGCTGGGAGTGGTGTGA